Proteins from a genomic interval of Ndongobacter massiliensis:
- the feoB gene encoding ferrous iron transport protein B, with protein sequence MHYTVALTGNPNSGKTTLFNELTGASQHVGNWPGVTVEKKEGKMRADKEAIVVDLPGIYSLSPYTLEEVIARDYLINEHPDVIINIVDASNLERNLYLTTQVLEMGIPTVIALNMMDLVRRNGDKIDTGKLSRALGAPIVEISALHGENMDGLVKAAREAAEDRKAPSPEKNFSEDIECLLEKIEAEGFDASIHEEKRAAYAKIAPRWIAVKLFEQDEKVLEDISLSESLQQEIAALEDAHDDDAQTLISEQRYDRIAKIISTSLERKNAGKLSLTDRIDKIVTNRVLALPIFAAVIFLIYYVSVTTLGGLVTDFTNDVFVAEWIQEPVRAFMENASMAPWLVGMICDGVIAGVGAVLGFLPQMAILFIFLSFLEQCGYMSRIAFILDRIFRRFGLSGKSFIPMLIATGCGIPGVMASRTIENEADRKMTAMTATFMPCGAKLPIIAFFAGTVFGGTWWVAPSFYFVGITAVIVSGIILKKTKRFAGDPAPFVMELPEYRLPTLKGMALTVWERLAAFAKKAGTIILASAIVLWFLQAFGFTEGGFGMVEDSEQSLLAGVGNAVCFLFAPLGFGDWKSTVATVTGLIAKENVITTFGVLFGVAGDALELVEEGDWGVLTTISAHYTVISAYSLLLFNLLCAPCFAAIGAMNKELGGGRWTLFGIGYQTILAYSTAFVFYQLATFFTGGVFTLWTGLAIVVLAIWLYLLFRPAPKIGQEVADREYA encoded by the coding sequence ATGCACTACACCGTTGCCTTAACGGGAAACCCCAACAGCGGGAAAACTACGCTGTTTAATGAATTAACGGGCGCTTCCCAGCACGTGGGGAATTGGCCCGGGGTGACCGTAGAGAAAAAGGAAGGGAAAATGCGCGCGGACAAAGAGGCGATCGTCGTCGATTTGCCGGGCATTTATTCGCTTTCACCGTATACCTTGGAGGAAGTCATCGCGCGCGATTACCTCATCAACGAACATCCGGACGTCATCATCAACATCGTCGATGCTTCGAATCTGGAGCGCAATTTGTATCTGACCACGCAGGTGTTGGAGATGGGCATTCCCACGGTGATTGCCCTGAACATGATGGATCTGGTGCGCCGGAACGGCGATAAAATCGATACGGGAAAACTCAGCCGTGCCCTGGGCGCACCGATTGTGGAGATCTCCGCGTTGCACGGAGAGAATATGGATGGTTTGGTGAAAGCCGCCCGCGAAGCGGCGGAGGATCGCAAAGCGCCATCTCCGGAAAAGAACTTTTCAGAGGACATCGAGTGCCTGTTGGAAAAAATAGAAGCGGAAGGTTTCGACGCATCGATCCATGAAGAAAAACGCGCGGCTTACGCCAAAATTGCTCCGCGCTGGATTGCGGTCAAACTCTTTGAGCAGGATGAGAAAGTCTTGGAGGACATTTCGCTTTCCGAGTCTCTACAACAGGAAATTGCAGCACTGGAAGATGCCCACGATGACGATGCGCAGACGCTGATTTCGGAACAGCGCTACGATCGCATCGCCAAAATCATTAGTACGTCGTTGGAGCGGAAAAATGCAGGAAAACTGTCGCTGACGGATCGGATCGACAAGATCGTCACCAATCGCGTATTGGCGTTACCTATTTTTGCCGCTGTGATCTTTCTGATTTACTACGTGTCCGTAACGACCTTGGGCGGATTGGTTACAGACTTCACGAACGACGTGTTTGTCGCGGAGTGGATTCAAGAACCCGTGCGCGCCTTTATGGAAAACGCCAGTATGGCTCCCTGGTTGGTCGGGATGATTTGTGATGGCGTCATCGCCGGTGTGGGCGCCGTTCTGGGCTTTTTACCACAGATGGCAATTCTGTTCATCTTTTTGAGCTTTTTGGAACAGTGTGGTTACATGTCCCGCATCGCCTTTATCTTGGATCGAATTTTCCGCCGATTTGGGCTTTCCGGAAAATCTTTCATTCCTATGCTGATCGCCACCGGCTGTGGCATTCCGGGGGTCATGGCTTCCCGCACAATTGAAAATGAAGCCGACCGAAAAATGACGGCAATGACCGCTACATTCATGCCCTGTGGCGCAAAACTGCCCATCATTGCCTTCTTTGCCGGAACGGTTTTTGGCGGCACCTGGTGGGTCGCACCGTCTTTCTACTTTGTTGGCATTACCGCGGTCATCGTATCCGGTATTATTCTGAAAAAGACCAAGCGTTTTGCCGGAGACCCGGCGCCCTTTGTGATGGAATTGCCGGAGTACCGCCTGCCGACACTCAAGGGCATGGCGCTGACCGTGTGGGAGCGTCTCGCCGCCTTTGCAAAAAAAGCAGGAACGATCATCCTCGCTTCGGCGATTGTCCTCTGGTTTTTGCAGGCATTCGGATTCACCGAAGGCGGATTCGGCATGGTCGAGGACTCCGAACAAAGTTTGCTCGCCGGAGTCGGCAATGCCGTGTGTTTCCTTTTTGCACCGCTGGGATTCGGTGACTGGAAGTCCACTGTGGCGACCGTTACGGGTCTGATTGCCAAAGAAAATGTCATTACGACCTTTGGCGTACTCTTCGGTGTGGCAGGAGATGCCTTGGAATTGGTGGAAGAAGGGGACTGGGGAGTGCTGACAACAATTTCCGCGCACTACACTGTGATTTCGGCATACTCTTTGCTGTTGTTCAACTTGCTCTGTGCACCCTGTTTTGCTGCCATCGGCGCCATGAACAAGGAATTGGGTGGCGGGCGCTGGACCTTGTTTGGCATCGGTTATCAGACGATACTCGCTTACTCCACCGCCTTCGTGTTTTATCAGCTGGCGACCTTCTTTACCGGCGGTGTTTTCACCCTTTGGACGGGTCTTGCGATTGTCGTGTTGGCGATTTGGCTGTATCTGTTATTCCGCCCGGCGCCCAAAATCGGGCAGGAAGTTGCGGATAGAGAATACGCATAA
- a CDS encoding class I SAM-dependent RNA methyltransferase, translating into MKLTVSATFGLESVVRRECEALGFHDIDVSEGHLSFSGTFDDIARCNLCLRTAERVFVELASFPVTEFADFFDAVAALPWEQWIDAGASFPIAASSYRSKLASPSDLQRLAKKAIAKRLAACGRAQGESEHIPEGGPPVPVTVHLRRDQCAILLDTTGEGLFKRGYRAERGAAPLKETLANGLVQLSYWNPGRMLVDPFCGSGTILIEAALAARRMAPGTERDFTSRHWSCVGEERFIKQTRACRSVVDMTSRLSILGFDIDPAMIRIARKNAEKAGVAEDISFVVKDCRQVKLAENFGVLITNPPYGKRLGERKAVETLMRAFFRGPGQLRTWSMYFLSALDLEALSGRMADRRRKFFNGGSEVTYYQFYGPNPDAYVEKR; encoded by the coding sequence ATGAAATTGACGGTATCGGCGACATTCGGATTAGAAAGTGTCGTGCGCCGCGAGTGTGAGGCTCTGGGCTTTCACGATATAGACGTTTCCGAGGGCCATCTTTCTTTTTCGGGTACTTTTGACGACATTGCACGCTGTAATCTGTGTTTGCGCACTGCGGAACGCGTATTTGTCGAATTGGCGTCTTTTCCGGTCACAGAATTCGCCGATTTTTTTGACGCGGTTGCGGCGCTGCCGTGGGAGCAGTGGATCGATGCCGGCGCTTCGTTTCCGATCGCTGCATCCAGCTATCGCTCCAAATTGGCTTCACCGTCGGACTTGCAACGTCTCGCCAAAAAAGCGATTGCCAAAAGGCTGGCAGCGTGCGGCCGTGCCCAAGGGGAAAGCGAGCATATCCCGGAGGGCGGGCCGCCGGTCCCCGTAACGGTTCACCTGCGGCGCGACCAATGTGCCATCCTTCTGGATACGACCGGAGAAGGATTGTTCAAACGCGGGTATCGCGCGGAACGCGGCGCAGCGCCGCTGAAAGAGACGCTCGCCAACGGATTGGTGCAATTGAGTTATTGGAATCCGGGTCGGATGCTGGTCGACCCGTTTTGCGGATCCGGGACAATTCTGATTGAAGCTGCTTTGGCGGCGCGGCGCATGGCGCCGGGAACGGAGCGGGATTTCACCAGCAGGCACTGGTCATGTGTCGGCGAAGAGCGCTTTATCAAACAAACGCGCGCGTGTCGAAGTGTCGTCGATATGACGAGTCGACTCTCCATCTTGGGTTTTGACATTGATCCCGCGATGATACGCATTGCTCGGAAAAATGCGGAAAAAGCCGGCGTTGCGGAAGACATTTCGTTCGTGGTGAAGGATTGCCGTCAGGTGAAACTGGCGGAAAATTTCGGCGTGCTGATTACGAATCCGCCCTATGGGAAACGCCTGGGGGAAAGAAAAGCAGTCGAGACGCTGATGCGGGCATTTTTCCGCGGACCGGGACAATTGCGCACCTGGTCGATGTATTTCCTTTCTGCATTGGATTTGGAAGCGCTCAGCGGGCGAATGGCGGATCGTCGGCGTAAGTTTTTTAATGGAGGCTCGGAAGTGACGTACTATCAATTTTACGGGCCGAATCCGGACGCGTATGTGGAAAAGCGGTAG
- a CDS encoding PP2C family protein-serine/threonine phosphatase, which produces MNLSIPSSKEPFSVLEALRDVRVLDFMDDMVRIIDASGNILFANERMKQFCGIDPTGISAINPDGRYVPRTIAMSTFVTEAPVISEYCMQGHVFSVKSSPIFAGERRVVAALEVFRDVTIQNNITLELFEANGKMKREIELARTIQTGMLPGTRAFGPLRFDSRYIPSDQLSGDMFDIILLDQRHVALYIADVVGHGISASILTMFVRQTMRSILSEGEVFLPAAVLRELRRRFEEIALGDSQYFSLFYGYIDLENGQMTYANAGHNCPPLVYENGRFFDLSSSGQLLSTAIPYRMHKEKCLSLRPGQKILFFTDGMVETENRAGERYGRESIQRLWEQSDTDVLDRLVEDVAAYRWGKQKDDVALLLMETREKA; this is translated from the coding sequence ATGAATCTTTCCATCCCCTCCTCGAAAGAACCCTTTTCCGTGCTCGAAGCGCTTCGAGATGTGCGCGTGCTCGACTTTATGGATGATATGGTTCGGATTATTGATGCATCCGGCAACATCCTCTTTGCCAATGAGCGCATGAAGCAGTTTTGCGGCATCGACCCCACCGGAATCAGTGCGATCAATCCCGACGGACGTTATGTACCGCGCACAATCGCCATGTCGACCTTCGTTACGGAAGCGCCGGTGATTAGCGAGTACTGTATGCAGGGCCATGTTTTTTCCGTCAAGAGTTCGCCGATTTTTGCCGGAGAGCGGCGCGTCGTCGCGGCGCTGGAGGTATTTCGCGATGTTACCATTCAAAACAATATTACGTTGGAATTATTTGAAGCCAACGGAAAAATGAAACGGGAAATCGAGCTGGCGCGCACCATCCAGACGGGCATGCTGCCGGGAACGCGGGCGTTCGGACCACTGCGTTTCGATTCGCGCTATATTCCTTCCGACCAGTTATCCGGGGATATGTTCGATATTATTTTGCTGGATCAACGACACGTGGCTCTGTACATCGCCGATGTGGTCGGACATGGCATTTCCGCCTCCATACTGACGATGTTTGTTCGCCAGACCATGCGCAGCATCCTCAGCGAAGGCGAGGTCTTCCTGCCTGCCGCCGTGCTGCGGGAATTGCGTCGCCGATTTGAGGAAATTGCCCTTGGGGACAGCCAGTACTTTTCTCTGTTTTACGGGTATATTGATCTTGAAAACGGACAGATGACTTATGCGAACGCCGGGCACAATTGTCCGCCTCTGGTCTATGAAAATGGAAGATTTTTCGACTTGAGCAGCAGCGGGCAGCTCCTTTCCACGGCCATTCCTTATCGGATGCATAAAGAAAAATGTCTATCCCTGCGACCGGGTCAAAAAATACTTTTTTTCACCGACGGCATGGTCGAAACAGAAAATCGGGCGGGCGAACGCTACGGGCGTGAAAGCATTCAAAGATTGTGGGAGCAGTCCGACACGGATGTACTCGATCGTCTGGTCGAGGATGTAGCCGCCTATCGCTGGGGAAAACAGAAAGATGATGTGGCATTGTTGTTGATGGAAACAAGGGAAAAGGCATAA
- a CDS encoding glucose-6-phosphate isomerase → MKIDLQWSGLEEQLSTMEEEALRAYDVLVEGQGPGNDFLGWIDLPETYDRDEYARIKEAAKRIRDDADVLVVIGIGGSYLGARAVIEALTPTYEKSKPEILFAGNHLSAQETAELLSYLEGKKVYLNVISKSGTTTEPAIAFRLLKERLLAEVGAEEAAKRIFVTTDRNRGALKSLATEEGYETFVVPDDVGGRFTVLTAVGLLPIAAAGIDIDALMEGARAGRKSCMPRNLENPAVRYAIARNLLYAQGKKLEVLVAYEPKLRFFQEWWKQLYGESEGKDGKALFPASVSNTTDLHSLGQLIQEGERTIFETVLVAQNSARDLTLQAEEDDLDGLNYLAGKKLSEVNQKAMQGTREAHVSGGVPNLMVEGAALDAHTMGEWIYFFEFAVGISGYMLGVNPFNQPGVEMYKTNMFRLLEKPGYVSVD, encoded by the coding sequence ATGAAAATCGATTTGCAGTGGAGCGGATTGGAAGAACAACTGTCGACCATGGAAGAAGAGGCACTGCGCGCCTATGACGTTCTGGTTGAGGGACAAGGCCCGGGCAATGATTTTTTAGGTTGGATTGATTTGCCGGAGACGTACGACCGTGATGAGTATGCACGCATCAAAGAGGCGGCCAAGCGCATTCGGGATGATGCCGATGTGCTTGTGGTCATTGGCATCGGCGGGTCGTATCTCGGCGCGCGCGCAGTAATTGAAGCGCTGACCCCCACCTATGAAAAATCAAAGCCGGAGATTCTTTTCGCAGGCAATCATCTGAGCGCACAGGAAACCGCGGAATTGCTCTCCTACCTCGAAGGCAAGAAAGTGTATCTTAACGTCATTTCCAAATCGGGCACGACGACCGAACCGGCAATTGCTTTTCGACTGCTCAAAGAGCGACTGCTGGCTGAGGTAGGCGCGGAAGAAGCGGCCAAGCGCATTTTTGTTACGACCGATCGAAACAGGGGCGCTTTGAAGTCGCTGGCAACGGAAGAAGGCTATGAAACTTTTGTGGTGCCAGACGACGTCGGCGGGCGTTTCACTGTTTTGACAGCCGTCGGTCTGCTTCCGATTGCCGCAGCGGGCATTGATATCGACGCGTTGATGGAAGGTGCCCGTGCCGGCAGAAAGTCTTGTATGCCGCGCAATTTGGAGAATCCTGCCGTGCGCTATGCAATCGCGCGCAATCTGTTGTATGCACAGGGGAAGAAGCTTGAGGTGCTTGTCGCCTATGAACCGAAACTCCGCTTTTTCCAGGAGTGGTGGAAACAGTTGTACGGCGAAAGTGAAGGAAAGGACGGAAAAGCGTTGTTCCCGGCATCCGTCAGCAATACCACCGATCTGCATTCCCTTGGACAGCTGATTCAAGAGGGCGAGCGCACAATTTTCGAGACGGTTCTCGTCGCGCAGAACAGCGCGCGCGATCTGACCCTGCAGGCGGAAGAAGACGATCTCGACGGGCTGAATTATCTCGCCGGCAAAAAGTTGAGCGAAGTCAATCAGAAGGCGATGCAGGGCACGCGTGAAGCACATGTCAGCGGCGGCGTACCCAACCTGATGGTGGAAGGTGCGGCGCTGGATGCGCATACAATGGGAGAATGGATCTATTTCTTTGAATTTGCCGTCGGTATCTCCGGTTATATGTTGGGCGTCAATCCCTTCAACCAGCCGGGGGTCGAGATGTATAAGACAAATATGTTCCGTTTATTGGAAAAACCGGGTTATGTATCAGTAGACTGA
- the deoC gene encoding deoxyribose-phosphate aldolase, with translation MELNRMIDHTLLKPEATEEQVRKLCEEARAHHFFSCCVNGRFVPLVHSLLKDSDVATCCVIGFPLGASSTAAKVAEAQQAIADGADEIDMVLSVGALKEGNDEAVRGEIAQIKDVVGTRVLKVILETCLLTQEEKQRACRLAVEAGADFVKTSTGFSTGGATVEDVRLMKETVGDACQVKASGGVRTRADALAMIEAGASRIGASSGIAIVSGE, from the coding sequence ATGGAATTAAATCGAATGATCGATCACACGCTGTTGAAACCGGAAGCAACGGAAGAACAGGTGCGAAAACTCTGCGAAGAGGCGCGCGCACATCACTTTTTTTCCTGCTGCGTCAACGGTCGCTTTGTGCCTCTGGTGCATTCCCTATTGAAAGACAGTGATGTTGCAACCTGTTGCGTGATCGGCTTTCCCTTGGGGGCGTCCTCTACCGCCGCGAAAGTCGCAGAGGCACAACAAGCGATTGCGGACGGCGCGGATGAAATCGATATGGTGTTGTCCGTGGGTGCGTTAAAAGAAGGCAACGACGAGGCGGTGCGCGGAGAAATTGCACAGATTAAGGACGTCGTCGGCACGCGGGTGCTCAAGGTCATTCTCGAGACATGCCTGCTTACGCAGGAAGAAAAGCAGCGCGCCTGTCGTTTAGCCGTCGAAGCAGGTGCAGATTTTGTGAAAACTTCGACCGGGTTTTCTACAGGCGGGGCTACGGTGGAAGATGTACGCCTGATGAAGGAGACGGTTGGCGACGCCTGCCAGGTGAAAGCTTCCGGCGGCGTGCGGACGCGCGCGGACGCCTTGGCAATGATTGAAGCGGGCGCGTCCCGCATTGGAGCTTCCAGCGGCATTGCCATTGTGAGCGGGGAATAA
- a CDS encoding 8-oxo-dGTP diphosphatase, with the protein MQQAKLLNMVLIRNAQGQVLVLDKVVREGWEGPTFPGGKVEPNESIYDSCRREAWEETGLTLGKLTCCGMVSWLEEADPELRLFALLFFCDEFSGTLRESREGTLRWMDYEAFRRCEPKSECMNEMLRVYEGEAPEVIFRYKEQRRFAADFYGKEHTDGYGQGI; encoded by the coding sequence ATGCAGCAGGCAAAGCTCTTGAACATGGTACTGATTCGCAATGCACAGGGGCAGGTCCTCGTGCTCGACAAAGTTGTGCGCGAGGGCTGGGAGGGCCCCACCTTTCCCGGTGGAAAAGTCGAACCGAACGAAAGCATTTACGACTCCTGCCGGCGAGAAGCCTGGGAAGAAACCGGATTGACGCTGGGAAAACTCACCTGCTGCGGCATGGTGAGTTGGCTGGAAGAAGCAGACCCGGAGTTGCGCCTGTTTGCCTTGCTTTTTTTCTGCGACGAGTTTTCTGGGACACTGCGGGAAAGCCGCGAAGGTACGCTGCGCTGGATGGACTATGAGGCATTTCGCCGTTGTGAACCAAAAAGTGAATGTATGAACGAGATGTTGCGCGTGTATGAGGGCGAAGCGCCGGAAGTGATTTTTCGCTACAAGGAGCAACGGCGCTTCGCCGCAGATTTTTACGGGAAGGAGCATACGGATGGATACGGACAGGGGATATGA